One Blastocatellia bacterium genomic region harbors:
- a CDS encoding LutB/LldF family L-lactate oxidation iron-sulfur protein, with the protein MRPAETTMKVTCDHFLDNVRAALADETLRRALRRATRNFSEKRQRALSEMPDWHELRQRAQEIKRHTLEHLDRYLEEFAERVVAAGGHVFWAPDGESACRYVVELARRHGVTLAVKGKSMLTEEISLNDALERAGITPVETDLGEYIVQLAHEPPSHIIAPAIHKSKEQVAELFRNALGTTVSDDIEELTRTARRTLREKFHRAGLGISGVNFAVAETGTIVLVENEGNIRLSTSLPEVHVALMGIEKVIPRWDDLAVFLRLLPRSATGQKMSAYVSLLTGPRRPDEPDGPDELHVVIVDNGRSAMLADPDLRQALACIHCGACLNVCPVYRTIGGHAYGWVYSGPIGAILTPQLVGLRQAGQLPFASSLCGACRDACPVGIDFPRLLLALRHRAIEGTPDQRPRPAWRERVGMALWAFVMMSERRYRLAATLARWAQKLFVADGRIRRLPLYPFSEWTKDRDLPPLAPQPFRKRWKDLSHRTEK; encoded by the coding sequence GATGAGACGCTTCGGCGCGCTCTCCGCCGGGCGACGAGGAATTTCTCGGAGAAGCGACAACGCGCCCTGAGCGAGATGCCCGACTGGCACGAGCTGCGACAGCGGGCCCAAGAGATTAAAAGACATACACTCGAACATCTCGATCGGTACCTCGAAGAGTTCGCCGAGCGCGTCGTAGCTGCTGGCGGGCATGTGTTCTGGGCGCCCGATGGAGAATCCGCCTGTCGGTATGTCGTGGAACTGGCCCGGCGACACGGCGTCACGCTCGCCGTCAAGGGCAAGTCCATGCTGACCGAAGAGATCAGCTTGAACGATGCCCTGGAGCGAGCAGGCATCACGCCGGTGGAGACCGATCTCGGGGAATACATCGTTCAACTCGCCCACGAACCCCCGTCGCACATCATCGCTCCGGCCATTCACAAGAGCAAAGAGCAGGTCGCCGAATTGTTCAGAAACGCGCTCGGTACCACCGTGAGCGACGACATCGAGGAACTGACGCGCACAGCGCGGCGCACACTGCGCGAAAAATTTCATCGGGCGGGTCTGGGAATCTCGGGCGTGAACTTCGCCGTCGCCGAGACGGGAACCATCGTCCTGGTGGAAAACGAAGGAAATATCCGCCTGAGCACGTCCCTGCCGGAGGTTCATGTGGCCCTGATGGGAATCGAGAAGGTCATCCCGCGATGGGATGATCTGGCCGTTTTCCTGCGACTCCTTCCACGCAGCGCCACCGGTCAGAAGATGTCGGCCTACGTGTCGTTGCTCACCGGCCCGCGACGGCCCGACGAACCCGATGGACCCGACGAGCTGCACGTTGTGATTGTGGATAACGGGCGCTCGGCGATGCTGGCTGACCCCGACCTGCGACAGGCGCTCGCCTGCATCCACTGCGGCGCATGTTTGAATGTCTGCCCGGTCTATCGTACGATCGGCGGCCACGCCTACGGATGGGTCTATTCGGGGCCGATTGGCGCGATTCTCACACCACAACTGGTCGGTTTGCGTCAGGCGGGTCAGTTGCCGTTCGCTTCTTCGCTCTGTGGTGCCTGTCGGGATGCCTGCCCGGTGGGGATTGATTTCCCCCGACTGTTGCTCGCGTTGCGTCACCGGGCCATTGAAGGGACACCCGACCAGCGCCCCCGTCCCGCCTGGCGAGAACGGGTGGGCATGGCCCTGTGGGCCTTTGTGATGATGAGCGAGCGACGGTATCGGCTGGCCGCAACCCTCGCGCGCTGGGCGCAGAAACTTTTCGTCGCCGACGGAAGAATCCGGAGACTGCCGCTCTATCCCTTCTCCGAATGGACGAAAGATCGCGATCTGCCCCCACTTGCGCCCCAGCCGTTCCGCAAGCGATGGAAGGACCTTTCTCACCGCACCGAAAAATGA